GCCCGCGCAGGACGGGCGCGGTCAGAACGATCACGCGCGCGGGGCTGGCGGCCTGGTCGAGGGCCAGCACCCCGCTCGCGACCTCGCGGTCCAGGGCCCGGCCGCGCTCGACGACGACCAGGGCGATGTCGCTCGCCGCGGCCGCGGCGATGGTGTCCGCGCCGTTGATGTCGGGTGTGGTGATGACGACGATGCGGGACACGCGGCCGGCCTTGTCGACGGCCCGGGTGAGCTGCCGGTCGTCGTCGCTGCGCACCAGCCGGACGTTGAAGGAGTGGCCGGTCTCGGCCGCGGCCGGCGGCTCGTGGAAGGGCTCGCCGTCGGCGACGATGCGCAGCACCGTCGTCGCCGACCCGCCCTCGGTGCACAGCTCGGCCAGCTCGTAGGCCATCTCGGTGCCGGCCGAGCCCGGGACCCCGGCGACGAGGACGGTGGTGGCGTCGGCGTCGAAGACGAGGTTGCGCAGCCGCCGCGCGACCTCGCGGTGCCCGGTGCCGAGCGCCGTCCCCTCCACCATGATCGGAAGCCGGCTGTGCAGCCGCAGGTCGGCGGGCCGCCGGATGCGGCGCGGCCGCGCCTCCCTGACCACCACGTAGCCGATCCAGCCGAGCAGGCCGACGCCGAGCCCGGACGCGATCGCGACGTCGCGGCCGGGATCGTCGCCCCGGCGGGGGAGCGGGGCCCCGCGCAGCACCTCGCCGGGCTGCTCCTGCTTGCTCTTGATGGTCGCGACCTGCTTCTCCACGTCGCGGATCTGCTTCACGAGCGCCTGGCGGCGCGTGCGGGTGGTGAGCCGGCGCAGCTCGTCCTCGTCGCCGGGGAGCGCCGCGAGCTGCTTCTTCAGCAGCTCGGCGTTGTTCTCCAGCGCCTGGCGGTTGTGCTCCAGCACCTGGCCCAGGATCCGGTTCCGCAGCGCCAGGTAGGTGTCGGCGACGACCCGGGCGCCGTCCTGGGCGGTCCGCGGCGTGCCGGCCCGCACCGAGATCGTCAGCACGTGGGTGTTGGACGGCACCGTCAGGCCGATGCGGTCGCGCAGGTCCGCGTCGGACGCGTCGAAGCCGGGCCGCTCCGCCAGCTTGGACAGCACCGGGCGGGACCAGACGAGCTGGGCCTCGGTGTCCATCGTCGTCTCGCGGGGGGCGCGGGCGTTGGTGTCGATCGCCGAGCCGATGTCGATGGAGGGGTGGAGCGCGACCGGCGGCGCCAGCACGTAGATCTGCGCGGTGTAGGTCGTCGGCGTCAGCACGATCTTCACGACCCCGACCGCGCACCCGGCCAGCAGCGCGACCAGCAGCGCGACCAGGTGGCGGCGGACCACGCCCGCGTACCGGGTCACCGGGACCGAGTCCGGCGCGAGCGGCGGTTCCGCCTGCACGCTGGCCGGGCCGAGGGTGCGTTTGCTCATCGCCGCCTCATCGCCGCCAGGCGGGCTCGGTGCCGAGGAGCGCGGCGAGCTTGTCGTCCCAGGGGGCGTAGTAGTCGGCCAGGCGGCGCTGCAGGTGGTCCGGCAGCGGGGAGCCCGGCCGGGCGTTGTGCCGCTCGAACGACGCGGGCCGCCACGCCGGCAGCCCCAGGAACCGCAGGATGGAGTCGTAGCAGGGCTCGGGTTCGGTGAAGAAGTCCTCCGCGAACACCACGAGCACCCTGTCCCGTCCGAAGAGGGCGAACAGCCGCTCGATCTGCTCGGCGTAGCGGCCGCGGTCCAGGTAGGAGTGGTGGCGGTGGCCGTGGCTCACGTAGGCGGGGTCGGCCCGGATCTTGTCGATCTCCCCGGCGAGCCGCTCGGGCTCCAGGTCGAGGGCCCGCTCGAACGGCTCGGTCTCGAACCCCCGCGCCAGCTCGTGCTTGTGGGCGGAGTAGGCCCGCACCACCGGGTCGCGCAGCAGGACGACGAGCTTCACCCCGGGCAGGTCGCGGGCGATCCGCTCCGGCGCCAGCGGGTGGTGCATGTAGTAGCCGGCGGACTCGAACGCCTGCGGGACGGCGCCCCGCGCGCGGCGCTCGGCGAGCGCCCGGACCGGGAAGTGCCCCCGGTACCAGGCGAGACCGCGCGGGTAGTTGACGTCGAAGTAGTGCACGCCCTTGTGGAAGTTGGGCTGGACGGTCGCCGGGTGCGCGGCCAGGGCGCGGAACAGCGAGGTGGTGCCGCCGCGCTGCGTGCCGACCATGAGGAAGTCGGGCAGCATCCGGGCGCCCGAGGTCAGCCGTCCTCCGGCGCGGGTCGCGGCCCGTCCCGCCTCCTTGACCCACGGGGGGGCGTCACGACGTGAGATCACGGGGTTCCTCCCGAAACCGTCTCCGGTGGATGGGTGTGCAGGAGCGCGAGCAGCCGCTCGGTGTCGGCGCGCAGCGGCCCTCCGATCGGCTCCTGGGCGGCCAGCAGGTAGCGGCGGCACAGCTCCAGGAGGTAGAGCCGGACGGTAGCCCGCGCGGCGGGGCCCGTCGGCCCGAGCGGCTCCAGGAGGGCCGCGGCGCCGTCCGGCCAGGTCGCGTAGGGCGGCCCGGACGCGGTGCGCATCGCCTCCTGGAGACGATAGTGCAGCAGGTCGAACCCGTTCGGGACGCCGCGCGAGAACCGTTCCCAGTCCCACAGGCGCAGCACGCCGCGGTGCCAGGCCATGTTCCACGGCGTCCAGTCGCCGTGCCAGGCGCCGAAGTCCAGGACCAGGTCGCCGTGCGCCTTGCCGACGCCCTCGACGACCTCGCCGAAGACGGCGCGCTGCCGCTCGTCCAGGACCAGGCCGGGGCTCGCGGTCATCTCGTCCCAGTAGGGGCTCCCGCGCAGCGGCGCCCGCTCGACGCCGCCGACCTCGAACAGCGCCCGCATCTCGGGGACGGGGGCCCGCCCCCGGGGGCGCCAGCCGAGCGCGCTGGTCGGGAGCGGTTCGAGGACGAGCAGGTCCAGGCCGTTCCACGTGCCGTGGTGGAGCAGCCGCGGGACGTGCGGGAGCCCGCGCGCCCCGGAAGCGGGCAGGCGGGCGTTCAGGTAGGTGAGGGCGGCGGCCTCGCCCTCCAGGAGGGCGCGGGCCGTGCCGGTGTCGCCGATCTTGACGAAGGCCGCGGGCTCGCCGCGCGGCGTCAGCACGTGCAGGATCGGCTTGCGGTTGGCGCGGGCGCTCCCGAGCCCCACGCTGACCACCACCGGCCGGCCGAGCAGCTCCGACAGCCGGTCCTCGACGGAGGGGCCGCCGCCGGTGACGCGGAGCCGGTCGCGCAGCGTCCGCTCCGGCAGCCCGGTGCGGACCGCCGCCGCGGTCAGGCCGCGGGAGGCGCGCTGCTTCGGGCCGAGGTCGTGGCTGTAGCGGCGCAGCGCGGCCGCGGTGGCGCGCGGCATCCCCGCCGGGACGAGCAGCCGCGGCCGCTCCGCGTCCGGCAGGAACGCCAGTTCCCGGCGCGCCCCCTCGGAGCTCCCCGGTCCGACGGCCTCCACCCGCGCGTCCGGCCACAGGTCCCGCACGGCCGCGATCCAGGCGGCCCGCGTCTCCTCCGGTGCGCTCACAGCGGCGCCTCCGCGGCGGCGCCGGCCGGCGCCGCGACCCGGGCACGGGCGCGCGGCCGGGCCTCGGCGCGGGCGTCCCGGCTCGCCCGCCACATCAGGCCCACAGCGATCATCACCGTGTACAGCGGTACCTCCACCATGTCGTAAGTGATCATGAACAGGCCGCAGGCGATCAGGACGGCGCAGCCCGCCAGCGAGTACGCGCCGCGCTCCCGCCAGTGCCGCAGGAACCGGACGGCGAAGAACGCGCAGAACGCGATCGTCCCGACGACGCCGTTGGCGAACAGCAGGAGCCACAGGTGGCCCTGGGTGCCGAGGGGCGGCGAGCCGCACGCCTTGCAGCCGATCTTGTCGCCGCCGGAGACCTGGCCGAGGTCGCCCTGGACGTTGCGGGTGGACCCGAAACCGACCAGCGGGGAGCCGGTCAGGGCGCTGCGGGTGGTCTCCTCGGCCAGCATCGTGCGGCGGTTGTTGCTGTGCGGGTTGTCGAGGCGGTCCTGGACGAGGCCGGGCAGCGGCGACAGCGCGACGACGATCGCGCCGGCCGCGGCCATCCCGGCCGTCCAGGCGATCACGCGGGGACCGCCGACCTGGAGCAGCTTGGCGACGCCGAACAGGCCGATCGCGCCGAGCGCCCCCCACAGCCCCCGGTTCAGCGAGTACACGACGGGCCACAGCGACGCGGCGAGCACGGCCAGCGCGAACGCGCGGCGCCGCATGTCGGCGCGGACGATCCAGGTCAGCAGGAAGTACGGGAGGAAGAAGGCGTAGGCGGCGCCCCACGTGTTGGCGTAGGCGAACGGCGCCATGGGCCGCGACTGCTCGAACCCGAGGATCGACTCCACTTCGGAGACCCGCGGGTGGACGATGTCGCGGACGAAGGAGTTGGAGGTCAGCCCGTGCGGCAGCACCATCTCCACCGGGGAGGTGAGCTGGATCGACGGGAAGAAGGACCCGATCAGCCCGCCGACGGTCGTCACGATGAACATGTAGCCGAGGAGCCGGCCGATCTTGCCCGACGGCAGCTCCCGCTCGCTCATGTTGCCGACGTAGAGCAGCACGATGGTGGACGACAGGTACCAGGCGAGCCGGTAGCCGTACACCAGCACCCGGCTGAACCCGCCGCCCGGTTCGGCGAGGGGCGCGTCGGCCCACAGCACGAGCACGCCCAGCACGACCCAGAGCAGGAAGAACAGCCACGCCCCGAAGCCGCCGGGCGCCACCAGGGTGCCGCGCCGCCGCCACAGCGTCATCGCCATGGGCACGCTGATGA
The sequence above is a segment of the Actinomadura coerulea genome. Coding sequences within it:
- a CDS encoding sulfotransferase domain-containing protein; protein product: MISRRDAPPWVKEAGRAATRAGGRLTSGARMLPDFLMVGTQRGGTTSLFRALAAHPATVQPNFHKGVHYFDVNYPRGLAWYRGHFPVRALAERRARGAVPQAFESAGYYMHHPLAPERIARDLPGVKLVVLLRDPVVRAYSAHKHELARGFETEPFERALDLEPERLAGEIDKIRADPAYVSHGHRHHSYLDRGRYAEQIERLFALFGRDRVLVVFAEDFFTEPEPCYDSILRFLGLPAWRPASFERHNARPGSPLPDHLQRRLADYYAPWDDKLAALLGTEPAWRR